In the Vibrio gigantis genome, one interval contains:
- the ligA gene encoding NAD-dependent DNA ligase LigA, producing the protein MKESIQVTLEQLRETLHYHAVRYYVEDSPEIPDVEYDRLMQQLLKIEEENPDLVTVDSPSQRVGGQPLDGFTQVTHEIPMLSLDNAFSDEDLDAFNKRMSDRAPTANLKTFCCEPKLDGLAVSLLYVNGILVQAATRGDGATGENITENARTISSIPLKLQGEGWPERIEVRGEVFMPKAGFDKLNELALKKGEKVFVNPRNAAAGSLRQLDSRITAKRPLAFYAYSVGVVEGAELSNSHYQRFLQLKGWGLPMCPETKQLSSLEDVKAYYQDIMTRRDALAYEIDGVVIKVDDIAAQEVLGFVARAPRWAIAYKFPAQEEITLLNDVEFQVGRTGAITPVAKLEPIFVGGVTVSNATLHNADEIARLGVKVGDSVIIRRAGDVIPQIVAVVQDRRPETAKEIVFPDACPVCSSAVERVEGEAVARCTGGLVCQAQRKEALKHFVSRKALDVDGLGVKVIEQLVDREMVETPADLFKLSAGVITVLDRMGPKSAQNVVSALNKAKDTTLARFLYSLGIREVGEATAMNLAQHFKTLELVQAATHEQLVEVSDIGDIVASHITSFFSQEKNRAVVDQLIELGVHWPVIEEVADDQELPLEGKVVVLTGSLSQLGRTEAKAALQALGAKVTGSVSKKTDILFAGEAAGSKLTKAQDLGIEIRTEEDLIALIS; encoded by the coding sequence ATGAAAGAATCGATTCAAGTTACCTTAGAGCAGTTAAGAGAAACTCTGCATTATCACGCCGTTCGTTATTACGTAGAAGATAGCCCTGAGATCCCTGATGTCGAGTACGATCGATTAATGCAGCAATTGCTAAAGATCGAAGAAGAGAACCCAGATCTCGTGACGGTAGATTCTCCGAGCCAGCGTGTTGGTGGTCAGCCTTTAGATGGCTTCACTCAAGTGACCCATGAGATCCCAATGCTTTCTCTGGACAATGCTTTCTCTGATGAAGATTTAGATGCATTCAATAAGCGTATGTCGGATAGAGCACCAACTGCGAACCTTAAGACTTTCTGTTGTGAGCCTAAGCTTGATGGCCTTGCTGTGAGCTTGCTCTATGTGAATGGCATCTTAGTTCAAGCTGCGACTCGTGGTGATGGTGCGACCGGCGAAAATATCACAGAAAACGCGCGTACTATTAGTTCAATTCCACTGAAGCTACAAGGCGAAGGTTGGCCAGAACGCATTGAAGTTCGTGGTGAAGTGTTTATGCCAAAAGCCGGCTTCGATAAACTGAATGAACTTGCGTTGAAGAAAGGCGAGAAAGTCTTTGTTAACCCACGTAATGCCGCAGCAGGTAGTTTACGTCAGCTTGATTCACGTATTACAGCTAAACGACCTTTGGCTTTCTATGCCTATAGCGTTGGCGTTGTAGAGGGCGCTGAGCTTTCTAATAGCCACTACCAACGTTTCTTGCAGCTGAAAGGTTGGGGTTTACCTATGTGTCCTGAGACTAAACAGCTTAGCTCACTTGAGGATGTAAAGGCTTACTATCAAGACATTATGACCCGTCGCGATGCTCTGGCTTATGAGATCGATGGCGTGGTGATCAAAGTCGACGATATCGCTGCACAAGAAGTACTTGGCTTTGTTGCTAGGGCTCCTCGTTGGGCGATTGCTTACAAATTCCCAGCTCAAGAAGAGATCACTCTGCTTAATGACGTTGAGTTTCAGGTAGGCCGTACAGGCGCTATTACGCCTGTTGCTAAACTTGAACCTATCTTTGTCGGTGGTGTGACGGTAAGTAATGCCACGTTGCACAATGCTGATGAAATTGCTCGTTTAGGTGTGAAGGTAGGCGATAGCGTTATTATTCGCCGAGCTGGTGATGTAATTCCACAGATCGTCGCGGTTGTACAAGATCGTCGTCCTGAGACAGCGAAAGAGATTGTTTTCCCTGATGCTTGCCCTGTATGTAGCTCTGCGGTTGAGCGTGTTGAAGGCGAAGCGGTAGCGCGTTGTACTGGTGGCTTAGTGTGTCAGGCACAACGTAAAGAAGCCCTTAAACACTTTGTTTCTAGAAAGGCGCTAGACGTTGATGGACTAGGCGTGAAAGTAATAGAGCAGCTTGTGGACCGTGAAATGGTAGAAACGCCTGCAGACTTATTTAAGCTCAGTGCTGGCGTGATTACTGTCCTTGACCGCATGGGGCCTAAATCAGCACAAAACGTGGTGAGTGCGCTGAATAAAGCCAAAGACACGACATTAGCGCGTTTCCTCTATTCACTAGGTATTCGTGAAGTTGGTGAAGCAACAGCTATGAATCTAGCACAACACTTTAAAACGCTTGAGCTGGTTCAAGCCGCAACGCATGAACAATTAGTGGAAGTGTCAGATATTGGTGACATCGTTGCTAGCCACATAACCAGCTTTTTCTCACAAGAGAAAAACAGAGCAGTCGTCGATCAGCTGATAGAGCTTGGTGTGCATTGGCCTGTAATCGAAGAAGTTGCAGATGATCAAGAATTGCCATTAGAAGGTAAGGTGGTTGTGTTAACGGGGTCATTGTCTCAGCTAGGACGCACTGAAGCTAAAGCAGCGCTGCAAGCTCTCGGTGCTAAAGTCACAGGCAGCGTATCTAAGAAAACCGATATCTTGTTTGCTGGTGAAGCTGCTGGTTCTAAATTAACCAAAGCGCAAGATTTAGGTATCGAAATAAGAACTGAAGAAGATCTAATTGCACTTATTTCGTAA
- the zipA gene encoding cell division protein ZipA: MQELRFVLIIVGALAIAALLFHGLWTSKKEGKAKFGDKPLGKLDNDSLDEAETIPNRSFAPEDDFEIIRKERKEPDFAVSPSATDPLIDSDPLTAPQAKEAYEGDIELNDLPSFSVEDPIKVESEPEVIEEEKAVEPAVPSFELTDEQKENHAGFKEQHGSFEESSEGVDEPHLPNETFTQRESIVAKEVVTPPSAPVEEAKPDEELGLEVIVLNVHCAGEIPFVGTELFSSMENNGLTYGEMSIYHCFAQSSDEPKVIFSVANMMQPGTLEHDDPADFTTKGISFFMTLPCYGQADQNFNVMLSAAQKIADDMGGNVLDESRNLMTPNRLSDYRKQIRDFMTATNA; encoded by the coding sequence ATGCAGGAATTGCGATTTGTACTCATTATTGTTGGCGCATTAGCTATCGCCGCATTATTGTTCCATGGTCTATGGACGAGTAAAAAAGAAGGGAAAGCAAAGTTTGGAGATAAGCCGCTTGGTAAGCTTGATAATGACAGCTTAGATGAAGCAGAAACTATTCCAAACCGTTCATTCGCCCCAGAAGATGATTTTGAGATAATTCGAAAAGAACGCAAAGAGCCGGATTTTGCTGTTTCACCATCAGCGACTGATCCATTGATCGATTCAGACCCACTAACTGCGCCGCAAGCGAAAGAAGCTTACGAAGGTGACATCGAATTGAATGATCTTCCTTCTTTTAGCGTAGAAGACCCAATTAAGGTTGAAAGTGAACCAGAAGTGATTGAGGAAGAGAAGGCCGTTGAGCCTGCAGTTCCAAGCTTTGAGTTGACTGACGAGCAAAAAGAAAACCACGCAGGCTTTAAGGAGCAGCATGGTTCGTTTGAAGAATCCTCTGAGGGGGTGGATGAACCACACCTTCCAAACGAAACGTTCACTCAAAGAGAGTCAATTGTTGCTAAAGAAGTAGTTACTCCGCCAAGTGCGCCTGTTGAAGAAGCTAAGCCAGATGAAGAACTTGGCTTAGAGGTTATTGTTCTTAATGTTCACTGCGCTGGAGAGATCCCATTCGTGGGTACTGAGCTTTTCAGTAGTATGGAAAATAACGGTCTAACTTATGGTGAGATGTCTATCTACCACTGCTTTGCGCAATCGAGTGACGAACCAAAAGTTATTTTCAGCGTAGCGAACATGATGCAGCCTGGTACTCTTGAGCATGATGATCCTGCTGACTTTACCACCAAAGGCATTTCGTTCTTTATGACGCTGCCTTGTTACGGTCAAGCTGATCAAAACTTCAATGTGATGTTGAGTGCAGCGCAGAAAATAGCCGACGATATGGGTGGAAACGTATTGGATGAGTCACGCAACTTAATGACGCCAAACCGTTTATCTGACTACCGTAAGCAAATCAGAGACTTTATGACGGCTACGAATGCCTAG